Part of the Eikenella corrodens genome is shown below.
ATGTGGCCCAATCCCACCACACCCTGCCCGAGATTTCCGCCAACAAATACTTCACCCACATCCGCTTCACCCAAGCCACCCAAGACAGCCCGCGCGGAAAGCAGATCGACACCGACATCCCCTTCCAGCTCAAAATGTGCAGCTTCGACCCCATTGCCGACAAACCATGACCCAGCCCACCGTATCCTGCCCCACCTGCCAGAAGCCCGTACTCTGGAACGAAAACAGCCCCTACCGCCCCTTCTGCAGCCAACGCTGCAAAATGATCGACCTGGGCACCTGGGCCGACGAAAGCTACCGCATCCCCAGCCAGGAAGAGGCTCCGCCACAAATTGGCGACCACGAATAATCGACAGAGGCTACCTGAAACCCCAATCCCG
Proteins encoded:
- the yacG gene encoding DNA gyrase inhibitor YacG, with amino-acid sequence MTQPTVSCPTCQKPVLWNENSPYRPFCSQRCKMIDLGTWADESYRIPSQEEAPPQIGDHE